TGTCGATGAAAACCTCACCTTCCATGGTGCCATTTGATTTAACTTCGCTGCTCTTGATTTCCGGACGCGCATTAGTAGGCATTTTTCTCACCCTGCATGATGGTTGGGCAAATGAGGAACATGCTTATTAAAAGGCGAGTCACCGTTAATTGAAACTGTCAGATATGACAGTCTAAAAAGTGCATTTTTAATTGCGATTCTACAGGCGCAGGGTGCAATCAGATGACTCATCTTGCGCAGGTTCTACCCGCCGCCCCGCATCATTATCAGCCAGCAATAAAAGCCGATCACACCGCGCACTCTTGGCAAGTGCGACTATTCTGACAGTTCCTAGCCACACAGGAGGTGTGTCATGAATGCAGTCGAGCACTCGCGCCGCGTCGAGCTAATCAGCCAGGAACGCTTCATCCAAGCCCCCATCGAAACCGTCTACGACTACGTCACCCAGCCCGACCGCTGGCACGAATGGCACCCCACCTCCCTGAGCGCAGACACCGGCACCAGCGGTTCATTACCCGCCGGCCAGCGGTTTACTGAGGTCATCGACCTGATGGGGGTACGTGTCACCATGAGTTACCGAGTGCAGATTGCGGTGCGGCCACGGGAGTTCAAGACCGTGTTCACTTCCCTTGTCGTCGACGGCTGCATTCACTACTTCCTCCAGCCCCATGGCAGTGGCACCTTGTTCAAACGTGTCCTGAGCTATGACACCGAACTGCAGCTGGCAACCTTGCGAATACGCATGATTGAGCTGTCTGACAAGGCCCTGGACCAGCTCAAGCAGCGCCTGGAAACCTCCTGAACTGACAAACTTGTCATGTTTCTCTCAGCTTGCTGAAAGCTGCGGGCACTAAGCTGCAGGGCTGTCGCGTGCTCGTATAATT
The Pseudomonas hygromyciniae genome window above contains:
- a CDS encoding SRPBCC family protein; this encodes MNAVEHSRRVELISQERFIQAPIETVYDYVTQPDRWHEWHPTSLSADTGTSGSLPAGQRFTEVIDLMGVRVTMSYRVQIAVRPREFKTVFTSLVVDGCIHYFLQPHGSGTLFKRVLSYDTELQLATLRIRMIELSDKALDQLKQRLETS